In the Kitasatospora terrestris genome, one interval contains:
- a CDS encoding esterase/lipase family protein yields MTIPFGRTTAALRGAGGEAAALAHHLLRYPTGVGGNRTVAAVCPARPVTAPPHHGPVLLLHGLVDNRAVFGPLLRHLHRHGWTHLHALNHSPLTADVRAAAVLLARHVEWAARAHDGRPVTLIGHSLGGLIARYYVQRLGGAGLAPHVVTLATPHEGTAVARLPALLPITRQLRPGSDLLVELRRPAPGCTARFTALAAELDEVVVPRRSAWIRHPDLPSDNLMVPGVGHLALPAHPLALDLVRHALSGPELTERHAC; encoded by the coding sequence ATGACCATCCCGTTCGGCCGGACCACCGCCGCGCTCCGGGGCGCGGGCGGCGAAGCGGCCGCGCTCGCCCACCACCTGCTCCGCTACCCCACCGGCGTGGGCGGCAACCGTACGGTCGCCGCCGTGTGCCCGGCCCGGCCGGTCACCGCCCCGCCGCACCACGGCCCGGTCCTGCTGCTGCACGGCCTGGTGGACAACCGCGCGGTCTTCGGCCCGCTGCTGCGCCACCTGCACCGGCACGGCTGGACGCACCTGCACGCCCTCAACCACTCACCGCTGACCGCCGACGTCCGGGCCGCCGCCGTCCTGCTCGCCCGGCACGTCGAGTGGGCGGCCCGCGCACACGACGGCCGCCCGGTCACCCTGATCGGGCACAGCCTGGGCGGCCTGATCGCCCGGTACTACGTCCAACGCCTCGGCGGGGCGGGCCTCGCCCCGCACGTGGTCACCCTCGCGACCCCGCACGAGGGCACGGCCGTCGCACGGCTGCCCGCACTGCTGCCGATCACCCGCCAGCTGCGCCCGGGCAGCGACCTGCTGGTCGAGCTGCGGCGGCCTGCGCCGGGCTGCACCGCCCGGTTCACCGCGCTCGCCGCCGAGTTGGACGAGGTGGTGGTGCCCCGTCGCAGCGCCTGGATCCGCCACCCGGACCTGCCGTCCGACAATCTGATGGTCCCGGGCGTCGGCCATCTCGCGCTGCCCGCGCACCCGCTGGCGCTCGACCTGGTCCGGCACGCGCTCTCCGGGCCGGAGCTGACGGAGCGCCACGCCTGCTGA
- a CDS encoding cobalamin B12-binding domain-containing protein, translating into MGVAGPIRVVVAGPGLDGHDRGAKAVARALRDAGMEVVCTGPHQTPEQIVDTAIQEDADGIGLSVLSGAHMTLCAEVVELLRERDAEDITVFCGGIVPDEDIAELKALGVADVFTPGTSTRALVGWAEANLRPAG; encoded by the coding sequence ATGGGTGTGGCAGGGCCGATCCGTGTCGTGGTCGCCGGGCCGGGGCTGGACGGCCACGACCGCGGGGCGAAGGCCGTCGCCCGCGCGCTGCGCGACGCCGGCATGGAGGTCGTCTGCACCGGCCCGCACCAGACGCCGGAGCAGATCGTCGACACGGCGATCCAGGAGGACGCGGACGGCATCGGGCTCTCCGTCCTCTCCGGTGCGCACATGACGCTCTGCGCCGAGGTCGTCGAACTGCTCCGCGAACGGGACGCCGAGGACATCACCGTGTTCTGCGGCGGGATCGTCCCGGACGAGGACATCGCCGAGCTGAAGGCCCTCGGCGTCGCCGACGTCTTCACGCCCGGCACCTCCACCCGGGCCCTGGTGGGCTGGGCCGAGGCGAACCTGCGCCCGGCGGGCTGA
- a CDS encoding SWIM zinc finger family protein — MEERWSTEHVLSLAPDPASRKAAGKLSAPAPWSETGWGGGVLWGQCKGSGSTPYRTAVELGTPAYTCSCPSRKFPCKHALGLLLLWSGSPEAVQEGSEPPEWVSEWTGGRRRAAEQKATRQQARAAEADPAAAGRRAERRAARVAAGAQELRLRLADDIRRGLAEPTPPGVWEEVAARMVDAQAPGLAGRVRELADAPQESLLEEYAMLHLLAGAYGRIDALPAPLAATVRTRVGFTADSAELLAGPTVRDRWHVLGSRDTADERLTTRRLWLRGAKTGRDALLLAFGRPGQAPDLALPTGQTVEAELAFHPGARQLRAVLGTRYGAPEAGPAEPPAGLSPAEAMAEYGSAVADDPWLDAWPTVLTGVVPVLGPDGWQLTDGHRALRVRPGSVPESALWRLAAVSAGHPVTLFGECGHAGFAPVTAWTQSARPIGVSQ, encoded by the coding sequence ATGGAGGAACGCTGGAGCACCGAACACGTCCTGTCCCTCGCCCCCGACCCGGCCTCCCGGAAGGCCGCCGGCAAGCTGTCCGCCCCCGCGCCATGGTCCGAGACCGGCTGGGGCGGGGGCGTCCTGTGGGGCCAGTGCAAGGGCAGCGGCAGCACGCCGTACCGGACGGCCGTCGAGCTCGGCACGCCCGCGTACACGTGCAGCTGCCCCAGCCGGAAGTTCCCGTGCAAGCACGCCCTCGGGCTGCTCCTGCTGTGGAGCGGCAGCCCGGAGGCGGTCCAGGAGGGGTCCGAGCCGCCCGAGTGGGTCTCCGAGTGGACCGGCGGGCGTCGCCGGGCCGCCGAGCAGAAGGCCACCCGGCAGCAGGCCAGGGCCGCCGAGGCCGACCCGGCCGCCGCCGGCCGCCGGGCCGAGCGGCGGGCCGCCCGGGTCGCCGCGGGCGCGCAGGAGTTGCGGCTGCGCCTGGCCGACGACATCCGGCGCGGCCTCGCCGAGCCCACCCCGCCCGGCGTCTGGGAGGAGGTCGCGGCCCGCATGGTCGACGCCCAGGCCCCCGGCCTGGCCGGCCGGGTCCGCGAGCTGGCCGACGCACCGCAGGAGAGCCTGCTGGAGGAGTACGCGATGCTGCACCTGCTGGCCGGCGCCTACGGCCGGATCGACGCCCTGCCCGCCCCGCTGGCGGCCACCGTCCGCACCCGCGTCGGCTTCACCGCCGACTCCGCCGAGCTGCTGGCCGGCCCCACCGTCCGCGACCGCTGGCACGTCCTCGGCAGCCGCGACACGGCCGACGAGCGGCTCACCACCCGGCGGCTGTGGCTGCGCGGCGCCAAGACCGGCCGCGACGCCCTGCTGCTCGCCTTCGGGCGGCCCGGCCAGGCCCCCGACCTCGCCCTGCCCACCGGGCAGACGGTCGAGGCCGAGCTCGCCTTCCACCCCGGCGCCCGGCAGCTGCGCGCCGTCCTCGGCACCCGGTACGGCGCGCCCGAGGCCGGGCCGGCCGAGCCGCCGGCCGGGCTGTCCCCCGCCGAGGCGATGGCCGAGTACGGCTCCGCCGTCGCCGACGATCCCTGGCTGGACGCCTGGCCCACCGTCCTCACCGGTGTGGTCCCGGTCCTCGGACCAGACGGCTGGCAGCTGACGGACGGACACCGGGCCCTGCGCGTCCGCCCCGGCTCGGTGCCCGAGTCGGCCCTGTGGCGGCTGGCCGCCGTCTCGGCCGGCCACCCGGTCACCCTCTTCGGCGAGTGCGGCCACGCCGGCTTCGCCCCCGTCACCGCCTGGACGCAGTCCGCCCGACCGATCGGAGTGAGCCAGTGA
- a CDS encoding response regulator transcription factor has protein sequence MTESGVETAAEPGRTARVVLVDDHRMFRTGVRAEIGRTETTGIDVVGEADDVESAVQVVAETRPDVVLLDVHLPGGGGVEVLRRSAPLMGESGGVRFLALSVSDAAEDVIGVIRGGARGYVTKTITGTDLVNAIFRIADGDAVFSPRLAGFVLDAFAATDTPPVDEDLDRLTQREREVLRLIARGYAYKEIAKQLFISVKTVESHVSAVLRKLQLSNRHELTRWAAARRLV, from the coding sequence ATGACTGAGTCCGGCGTTGAGACCGCCGCGGAACCGGGACGCACCGCACGCGTGGTCCTGGTCGACGACCACCGGATGTTCCGGACCGGCGTGCGCGCCGAGATCGGCCGCACCGAGACCACCGGCATCGACGTGGTCGGCGAGGCCGACGACGTCGAGTCCGCCGTCCAGGTGGTCGCCGAGACCCGGCCCGACGTGGTCCTGCTCGACGTCCACCTGCCCGGCGGCGGCGGCGTCGAGGTGCTGCGCCGCTCCGCCCCGCTGATGGGCGAGTCCGGCGGCGTCCGCTTCCTCGCGCTCTCCGTCTCCGACGCCGCCGAGGACGTCATCGGCGTCATCCGCGGCGGCGCCCGCGGCTACGTCACCAAGACCATCACCGGCACCGACCTGGTCAACGCCATCTTCCGGATCGCCGACGGCGACGCCGTCTTCTCCCCGCGGCTGGCCGGCTTCGTCCTCGACGCCTTCGCCGCCACCGACACCCCGCCCGTCGACGAGGACCTCGACCGCCTCACCCAGCGCGAGCGCGAGGTGCTGCGCCTGATCGCCCGCGGCTACGCGTACAAGGAGATCGCCAAGCAGCTCTTCATCTCGGTGAAGACCGTCGAGAGCCACGTATCCGCCGTGCTGCGCAAGCTCCAGCTGAGCAACCGTCACGAACTCACCCGCTGGGCGGCCGCGCGCCGCCTGGTCTGA
- a CDS encoding M23 family metallopeptidase — protein MAPTTRTGNRGELRAERRARARSATRTAVLTVALPSAATLGVFAAAAVAVHQRTADRPTPSSGRGGNGATDARAGTGLAGTDVGGAGRHQAEQRAEQQEAVRRQLARREAQRADRERADHAAPAQRQAEAEAARPRYALPVEQHGLSAGFGQTGAHWTARHTGIDFPVATGTPVRAVTDGTVSTRWSSAYGYLATVTAPDGTQTWYGHLRSYRVRKGPVRAGDVIAYSGSTGNSTGPHLHFEVRPDGEDPVDPVPWLLGHGLDPR, from the coding sequence ATGGCACCGACCACCCGCACCGGAAACCGCGGCGAACTCCGGGCCGAGCGACGCGCCCGCGCCCGCAGCGCGACCCGGACGGCCGTCCTGACCGTGGCGCTGCCCTCGGCGGCGACCCTCGGCGTGTTCGCCGCGGCCGCCGTGGCGGTGCACCAGCGGACCGCCGACCGCCCCACCCCCTCCTCCGGCCGGGGCGGGAACGGCGCCACCGACGCCCGCGCCGGCACCGGACTCGCCGGCACCGACGTCGGCGGGGCCGGACGGCACCAGGCCGAACAGCGGGCCGAGCAGCAGGAGGCCGTCCGTCGGCAGCTCGCCCGCCGGGAGGCCCAGCGCGCCGACCGCGAGCGGGCCGACCACGCCGCCCCGGCCCAGCGCCAGGCGGAGGCCGAGGCCGCCCGACCGCGCTACGCGCTGCCGGTCGAGCAGCACGGGCTCAGCGCCGGCTTCGGACAGACCGGCGCGCACTGGACCGCCCGGCACACCGGCATCGACTTCCCGGTGGCCACCGGCACGCCGGTCCGGGCGGTCACCGACGGCACCGTCTCCACCCGGTGGAGCAGCGCGTACGGCTACCTGGCGACGGTCACCGCGCCGGACGGCACCCAGACCTGGTACGGCCACCTGCGGTCGTACCGGGTGCGCAAGGGCCCCGTCCGGGCGGGCGACGTGATCGCCTACTCGGGTTCCACCGGCAACAGCACCGGGCCGCACCTCCACTTCGAGGTCCGGCCGGACGGCGAGGACCCGGTCGACCCCGTCCCGTGGCTGCTCGGCCACGGCCTGGACCCCCGCTGA
- the pcrA gene encoding DNA helicase PcrA: MSSLFDDLPLPGFEDPAVGSSRPAAEPVPYDEEPPYEEAPPYDAVPYDAVPFEEEIPGDLFQTDFAAQDERDAFYRNGAARPVIDPAQLLEGMNDPQREAVLHHGSPVLIVAGAGSGKTRVLTHRIAHLLAARGVQPGEILAITFTNKAAGEMRERVEALVGPRARAMWVSTFHSACVRILRRESKLLGFTSSFSIYDAADSQRLMALVCRDLDLDPKQFPPKSFTAKISNLKNELIDEETYADQAANPMEKKLAEAYFLYQRRLREANALDFDDIIMTTVNLLQAFPDVAEHYRRRFRHILVDEYQDTNHAQYTLVRELSGGAAAHAPKLTADGDFVNPADARLAQIAPAELCVVGDADQSIYAFRGATIRNILQFEEDYPNATTILLEQNYRSTQTILSAANAVIERNTNRRKKNLWTAGDQGEQVVGYVADDEHGEAQFIADEIDRLTDAKDARPGDVAIFYRTNAQSRVFEEVFIRVGLPYKVVGGVRFYERKEVKDVLAYLRVLSNPEDTVPLRRILNVPKRGIGERAEAMIDALAARERISFAQALVRVDEAYGMAARSANAVKKFNDLLAGLRQVVESGAGPAAVLEAVLEETGYLAELQASTDPQDETRVENLQELASVALEYEKDPGERPESDGDDGPPVGSLADFLERVALVADSDQIPEDDEDGGGVITMMTLHTAKGLEFPVVFLTGMEDGIFPHMRALNQVKELEEERRLAYVGLTRARQRLYLTRSVLRSAWGQPSYNPASRFLEEIPDSLVQWKRTGAASAPPSRLTGGSYGSYGGSSGGSGSGGSGGSRGGGRMSGGGAHAAPKAGWGKSARTVADRDVVALAVGDRVTHDTFGLGTVVATQGVGDKAQATVDFGSAGRKQLLLRYAPVEKL; this comes from the coding sequence ATGAGTAGCCTCTTTGACGACCTCCCGCTCCCCGGTTTCGAGGACCCCGCCGTCGGGTCGAGCCGTCCCGCCGCCGAGCCCGTGCCCTACGACGAGGAGCCCCCGTACGAGGAGGCTCCGCCCTACGACGCCGTGCCCTACGACGCCGTGCCGTTCGAGGAGGAGATCCCGGGGGATCTGTTCCAGACCGACTTCGCGGCGCAGGACGAGCGCGACGCCTTCTACCGCAACGGCGCCGCCCGGCCGGTGATCGACCCGGCGCAGCTGCTGGAGGGCATGAACGACCCGCAGCGCGAGGCGGTGCTGCACCACGGCTCGCCGGTGCTCATCGTGGCCGGCGCCGGCTCGGGCAAGACCCGGGTGCTGACCCACCGGATCGCCCACCTGCTGGCCGCGCGCGGCGTGCAGCCCGGCGAGATCCTGGCGATCACCTTCACCAACAAGGCCGCCGGTGAGATGCGCGAGCGGGTGGAGGCCCTGGTCGGGCCGCGGGCCCGGGCGATGTGGGTGTCCACCTTCCACAGCGCGTGCGTGCGGATCCTGCGCCGCGAGTCCAAGCTGCTCGGCTTCACGTCCAGCTTCTCGATCTACGACGCGGCCGACTCGCAGCGGCTGATGGCGCTGGTCTGCCGCGACCTCGACCTCGACCCCAAGCAGTTCCCGCCGAAGTCCTTCACCGCGAAGATCAGCAACCTGAAGAACGAGCTGATCGACGAGGAGACGTACGCCGACCAGGCCGCCAACCCGATGGAGAAGAAGCTCGCCGAGGCGTACTTCCTCTACCAGCGGCGGCTGCGCGAGGCCAACGCCCTCGACTTCGACGACATCATCATGACCACGGTGAACCTGCTGCAGGCGTTCCCGGACGTCGCCGAGCACTACCGGCGCCGCTTCCGGCACATCCTGGTCGACGAGTACCAGGACACCAACCACGCCCAGTACACGCTGGTCCGCGAGCTCAGCGGCGGCGCCGCCGCGCACGCGCCGAAGCTCACCGCCGACGGCGACTTCGTGAACCCGGCCGACGCCCGGCTCGCCCAGATCGCCCCCGCCGAGCTCTGCGTGGTCGGCGACGCCGACCAGTCGATCTACGCCTTCCGCGGGGCGACCATCCGCAACATCCTCCAGTTCGAGGAGGACTACCCGAACGCGACCACGATCCTGCTGGAGCAGAACTACCGCTCCACCCAGACCATCCTGAGCGCCGCCAACGCCGTCATCGAGCGCAACACCAACCGGCGCAAGAAGAACCTCTGGACGGCGGGCGACCAGGGCGAGCAGGTGGTCGGGTACGTCGCCGACGACGAGCACGGCGAGGCGCAGTTCATCGCCGACGAGATCGACCGGCTGACCGACGCCAAGGACGCCCGCCCCGGCGATGTGGCGATCTTCTACCGGACCAACGCGCAGTCCCGCGTCTTCGAAGAGGTGTTCATCCGGGTCGGCCTGCCGTACAAGGTGGTCGGCGGTGTGCGCTTCTACGAGCGCAAGGAGGTCAAGGACGTCCTCGCCTACCTGCGGGTGCTGTCCAACCCCGAGGACACCGTGCCGCTGCGCCGCATCCTCAACGTGCCCAAGCGCGGCATCGGCGAGCGCGCCGAGGCGATGATCGACGCCCTGGCGGCGCGCGAGCGGATCAGCTTCGCCCAGGCGCTGGTCCGGGTCGACGAGGCGTACGGGATGGCCGCGCGCTCCGCCAACGCCGTCAAGAAGTTCAACGACCTGCTGGCCGGGCTCCGGCAGGTCGTCGAGTCCGGCGCCGGGCCGGCGGCCGTGCTGGAGGCCGTCCTGGAGGAGACCGGATACCTGGCCGAGCTCCAGGCCTCCACCGACCCGCAGGACGAGACCCGGGTGGAGAACCTCCAGGAGCTCGCCTCGGTCGCCCTCGAGTACGAGAAGGACCCCGGCGAGCGCCCCGAGAGCGACGGCGACGACGGCCCGCCGGTCGGCTCGCTCGCCGACTTCCTGGAGCGGGTCGCCCTGGTCGCCGACTCCGACCAGATCCCCGAGGACGACGAGGACGGCGGCGGCGTCATCACCATGATGACCCTGCACACCGCCAAGGGCCTGGAGTTCCCGGTGGTCTTCCTGACCGGCATGGAGGACGGGATCTTCCCGCACATGCGCGCCCTCAACCAGGTCAAGGAGCTGGAGGAGGAGCGCCGGCTCGCCTACGTCGGCCTCACCCGCGCCCGGCAGCGGCTCTACCTGACCCGCTCGGTGCTGCGCAGCGCCTGGGGGCAGCCCTCGTACAACCCCGCCTCGCGCTTCCTGGAGGAGATCCCGGACTCGCTCGTGCAGTGGAAGCGCACCGGCGCCGCCTCGGCGCCGCCCTCCCGGCTCACCGGCGGGTCGTACGGCTCGTACGGCGGCTCCTCGGGCGGTTCCGGCTCGGGCGGTTCGGGCGGTTCGCGGGGCGGCGGGCGGATGTCGGGCGGCGGCGCGCACGCCGCGCCGAAGGCCGGCTGGGGCAAGTCCGCGCGCACCGTCGCCGACCGGGACGTCGTCGCGCTCGCCGTCGGCGACCGGGTCACCCACGACACCTTCGGCCTCGGTACGGTCGTCGCCACCCAGGGCGTCGGCGACAAGGCCCAGGCCACCGTCGATTTCGGCTCCGCCGGGCGCAAGCAGCTCCTGCTGCGCTACGCGCCGGTGGAGAAGCTGTAG
- a CDS encoding C40 family peptidase codes for MASHKKPVGNRHRKPAPVRRTHALALTTAAGAAAVTGTLAPAAHAEPLAGPDLIAARIDEAYQQAEQATQQYDGTKDEIDTLQRQVTQLQDELARRTSEAEEARTRLGAVAAEQYRSGGFSAAMQLALSDDPQEFLERSARLGQAGQAEQEALRQFGRQQAAARDRAAEARARLADLAERQQRLAGQKAEVQRRLAETQTLLAGLDPVQRAAVARASRSGARALLDTGTGLDALTATALDALVPVTDARAAQAIAFARAQLGKPYVWGATGPDSYDCSGLVQAAWRSAGVSLPRTTWSQIAAAPRVTRDQLLPGDLVFFFSGISHVGLYTGNGRMIHAPHPGAPVRYESIDAMPFAGAVRPA; via the coding sequence ATGGCGTCGCACAAAAAACCGGTCGGCAACCGCCACCGCAAGCCCGCCCCGGTCCGCCGCACCCACGCCCTCGCACTCACCACCGCCGCCGGGGCCGCCGCGGTCACCGGCACGCTGGCGCCGGCCGCCCACGCCGAGCCGCTCGCGGGTCCGGACCTGATCGCCGCCCGGATCGACGAGGCGTACCAGCAGGCCGAGCAGGCCACCCAGCAGTACGACGGCACCAAGGACGAGATCGACACCCTGCAGCGGCAGGTCACCCAGCTCCAGGACGAGCTGGCCCGGCGCACCTCCGAGGCGGAGGAGGCCAGGACGCGGCTCGGCGCCGTCGCCGCCGAGCAGTACCGCAGCGGCGGCTTCTCCGCCGCGATGCAGCTGGCACTCTCCGACGACCCGCAGGAGTTCCTGGAGCGCTCCGCCCGGCTCGGGCAGGCCGGCCAGGCCGAGCAGGAGGCGCTGCGGCAGTTCGGCCGCCAGCAGGCCGCCGCCCGCGACCGGGCCGCCGAGGCCCGGGCCAGGCTGGCCGACCTCGCCGAGCGGCAGCAGCGCCTGGCCGGCCAGAAGGCCGAGGTGCAGCGGCGGCTCGCCGAGACCCAGACCCTGCTCGCCGGCCTCGACCCGGTCCAGCGCGCTGCCGTCGCCCGGGCCTCCCGCAGCGGCGCCCGCGCCCTGCTCGACACCGGCACCGGCCTCGACGCGCTGACCGCCACCGCCCTCGACGCCCTGGTCCCGGTCACCGACGCGCGGGCCGCCCAGGCCATCGCCTTCGCCCGCGCCCAGCTCGGCAAGCCCTACGTGTGGGGCGCCACCGGCCCGGACTCGTACGACTGCTCCGGCCTGGTCCAGGCGGCCTGGCGGAGCGCCGGCGTCTCGCTCCCCCGCACCACCTGGTCCCAGATCGCGGCCGCGCCCCGGGTCACCCGCGACCAGCTGCTCCCGGGCGACCTGGTGTTCTTCTTCTCCGGCATCAGCCACGTCGGCCTCTACACCGGCAACGGCCGGATGATCCACGCCCCGCACCCGGGCGCCCCGGTCCGCTACGAGTCCATCGACGCGATGCCCTTCGCCGGGGCGGTGCGCCCCGCCTGA
- a CDS encoding DUF5691 domain-containing protein, with the protein MTATTATPAAAPVGDDWTELRTAALLGTDRRPLPAPVGSTALLAAADAIDRTDQATALLDLAALAAVRRRAGALADPAPELPEPAPADPRPEVTEAAARRLSVLLGGRSAVTTANLAELLPQWLAVAREHEYRLPPALVPALLDAARARSELRPDAVALAGPLGRWLAARNTEWRFVARTVAETAGTAGTAGTAEAPEATPAPAAGNPTGNPGDAPDAADAADADGRGGAESGDQLWQEGLFAERVTHLTRLRRRDPAAGLALLRSTWSTERAEDRVLFLDALQDGLSLADEPFVEAALTDRSKNVRATAAELLSTLPGSALAARMAERARAAVHLESAPGRIVVTPPAECDAAMQHDGIPVKSPTGRGERAWWFGEIVAAAPLSLWTADTGLTPDELLRLPAADGDADWTDDLREAWARAAVRQQDATWARALLGPAPKPDRADRTPGAPARLLAVLPPAERATWTAAFVRTHGLGDAFQLLGACATPWTPPLSTAVVAALERAATTGAYPWSHSGVLGMTERALAPETAPAVEALAAGASPDTAWADTFGRLAGTLRFRAAMLDELTGQPHRASSTEH; encoded by the coding sequence GTGACCGCCACCACCGCCACGCCCGCCGCCGCGCCCGTCGGCGACGACTGGACCGAGCTGCGCACCGCCGCCCTGCTCGGCACCGACCGGCGGCCGCTGCCCGCACCGGTCGGCAGCACCGCGCTGCTGGCCGCCGCCGACGCGATCGACCGCACCGACCAGGCCACCGCGCTGCTCGACCTGGCCGCGCTCGCCGCCGTCCGCCGCCGGGCCGGCGCGCTCGCCGACCCGGCACCCGAGCTGCCGGAGCCGGCACCCGCCGACCCGCGCCCGGAGGTCACCGAGGCCGCCGCCCGCCGGCTCTCCGTCCTGCTCGGCGGCCGGTCCGCCGTCACCACCGCCAATCTGGCCGAGCTGCTGCCGCAGTGGCTCGCCGTCGCCCGCGAGCACGAGTACCGGCTGCCGCCCGCGCTCGTCCCGGCGCTGCTCGACGCCGCCCGCGCCCGCAGCGAGCTGCGGCCCGACGCGGTCGCCCTGGCCGGCCCGCTCGGCCGCTGGCTCGCCGCGCGGAACACCGAGTGGCGCTTCGTCGCCCGCACCGTCGCCGAGACCGCCGGGACGGCCGGGACCGCCGGGACGGCCGAAGCCCCGGAAGCCACACCCGCACCCGCCGCCGGCAACCCCACCGGCAACCCCGGCGACGCACCCGACGCGGCCGACGCGGCCGACGCGGACGGCCGGGGCGGCGCCGAGAGCGGTGACCAGCTCTGGCAGGAGGGCCTGTTCGCCGAGCGGGTCACCCACCTGACCAGGCTGCGCCGTCGGGATCCGGCCGCCGGCCTGGCCCTGCTCCGCTCCACCTGGTCCACCGAGCGCGCCGAGGACAGGGTGCTCTTCCTGGACGCCCTGCAGGACGGCCTCTCCCTCGCCGACGAGCCCTTCGTCGAGGCGGCCCTGACGGACCGTTCGAAGAACGTCCGGGCCACCGCCGCCGAGCTGCTCTCCACCCTGCCCGGCTCCGCCCTCGCGGCCCGGATGGCCGAGCGTGCCCGGGCCGCCGTCCACCTGGAGTCCGCCCCTGGGCGGATCGTCGTCACCCCGCCCGCCGAGTGCGACGCCGCGATGCAGCACGACGGAATACCCGTCAAGTCGCCGACCGGCCGGGGCGAGCGGGCGTGGTGGTTCGGCGAGATCGTGGCCGCCGCCCCGCTCTCGCTGTGGACCGCGGACACCGGCCTGACGCCCGACGAGCTGCTGCGGCTGCCCGCCGCCGACGGCGACGCGGACTGGACGGACGACCTGCGCGAGGCCTGGGCCCGCGCCGCGGTCCGCCAGCAGGACGCGACCTGGGCCCGGGCGCTGCTCGGCCCCGCGCCGAAGCCCGACCGGGCCGATCGCACCCCCGGCGCGCCCGCCCGGCTGCTGGCCGTCCTGCCCCCGGCCGAGCGCGCCACCTGGACGGCCGCGTTCGTCCGGACCCACGGGCTCGGCGATGCCTTCCAGCTGCTCGGCGCCTGCGCGACGCCGTGGACGCCACCGCTCAGCACCGCCGTGGTGGCCGCGCTGGAGCGGGCCGCCACCACCGGGGCGTACCCGTGGAGCCACAGCGGGGTCCTCGGCATGACCGAGCGGGCGCTCGCCCCGGAGACCGCGCCGGCGGTGGAGGCGCTGGCCGCCGGCGCCTCGCCGGACACCGCCTGGGCGGACACCTTCGGCCGGCTGGCCGGCACCCTGCGCTTCCGCGCGGCGATGCTCGACGAGCTCACCGGGCAACCGCACCGAGCATCGAGCACCGAGCACTGA